In a single window of the Streptomyces sp. NBC_00353 genome:
- a CDS encoding SDR family oxidoreductase, whose translation MTVTTSPILVTGGTGTLGGHVVPLLRQAGRDIRVLSRHSRESAGGIEYVTADLLGGEGMEPAMDGVETVLHLAGGPKGDDEATRNLVRAASRAGVRHLVYISVIGADKVPLGWFRTKLGAERAVADSGLEWTTLRAAQFHDLALDVVEKMAKLPVVPCPGGLRFQPVDSREVAARIVELTLGRPAGLVPDLAGPKVYGMADLARGYLQARGKHRLMMPVRMPGKAGRAYRAGENLSLEGAVVGQRTWEQFLAERVG comes from the coding sequence GGGGCCACGTCGTACCGCTTCTGCGGCAGGCCGGCCGCGACATACGTGTCCTCAGCCGGCACAGCCGCGAGTCCGCGGGCGGCATCGAGTACGTGACCGCCGACCTGCTCGGGGGCGAGGGCATGGAGCCCGCAATGGATGGGGTCGAGACCGTGCTGCACCTTGCGGGCGGCCCCAAGGGCGATGACGAGGCGACCCGCAATCTGGTGCGGGCCGCGTCGCGGGCCGGGGTGCGGCACCTGGTGTACATCTCGGTGATCGGGGCGGACAAGGTGCCGCTGGGCTGGTTCAGGACCAAGCTCGGCGCGGAGCGCGCCGTGGCCGACTCCGGCCTGGAGTGGACGACGCTGCGTGCCGCCCAGTTCCACGACCTGGCCCTCGATGTGGTGGAGAAGATGGCGAAGCTGCCGGTGGTCCCGTGCCCGGGCGGACTCCGGTTCCAGCCGGTCGACTCGCGCGAGGTGGCGGCCCGGATCGTGGAACTGACCCTCGGCAGGCCCGCCGGCCTGGTACCCGATCTGGCGGGGCCGAAGGTGTACGGGATGGCCGATCTGGCCCGCGGATATCTGCAGGCGCGCGGCAAGCACCGGTTGATGATGCCGGTGCGTATGCCGGGAAAGGCCGGCCGCGCGTACCGGGCCGGCGAGAACCTGTCTCTTGAGGGGGCTGTGGTGGGGCAGCGGACCTGGGAGCAGTTCCTGGCGGAGCGGGTGGGTTAG
- a CDS encoding MFS transporter — MLRTPAFAAATLAALLFSVAFAAMLLTSVLWCQQVWGYSAIRTGLAIAPGPLVVPVLAVTSGPMVRRLGAGRTAALGCLLFAVGLGWWAVALDTAPHYAAGLLPGMLITGIGVGFALPTLVGAAAAALPPTRFATGSAVTTMARQTGSVLGVALMVTLLATPDGPAGALDAFRHGWWAAAAIAVLAAAAALALPRPGAAGRA, encoded by the coding sequence ATGCTGCGCACCCCGGCCTTCGCGGCGGCGACCCTCGCTGCGCTGCTCTTCTCCGTCGCGTTCGCGGCGATGCTGCTGACCTCGGTGCTCTGGTGCCAGCAGGTATGGGGCTATTCGGCGATCCGTACCGGACTGGCCATCGCTCCCGGGCCCCTGGTCGTACCGGTGCTCGCCGTCACGTCGGGCCCCATGGTCCGCCGCCTCGGCGCGGGCCGCACGGCGGCGCTCGGCTGCCTGCTGTTCGCCGTGGGCCTCGGCTGGTGGGCCGTCGCGCTCGATACGGCCCCGCACTACGCGGCCGGACTCCTGCCCGGCATGCTGATCACCGGTATCGGCGTCGGCTTCGCCCTGCCCACTCTGGTCGGTGCGGCCGCGGCGGCCCTGCCGCCCACCCGGTTCGCGACCGGATCGGCCGTCACCACGATGGCCCGCCAGACCGGTTCGGTCCTCGGCGTGGCCCTGATGGTCACGCTGCTCGCCACCCCGGACGGCCCGGCCGGGGCGCTCGATGCGTTCCGGCACGGCTGGTGGGCAGCGGCCGCCATCGCCGTACTGGCCGCGGCGGCCGCCCTCGCACTGCCCCGGCCGGGCGCCGCGGGCCGCGCCTGA
- a CDS encoding aspartate-semialdehyde dehydrogenase, translated as MTPRRPSLAVVGATGAIGGVMLQILSQHADVWGEVSLIASPRSAGRKLVVRGEETEVLELTEDAFDGVDVALFLVPDDVSARWAPIAASKGAVVVDDSAAFRLDADVPLVVPEINPHAVRMRPRGIVASPNCTTASLIVAVGALHAEFGLRELVVSSYQAVSGAGREGVAALREQLSMVAGTELGTKPGDVRRAVGDTEDSPFAAPVALNVVPWAGTEAGDGWSSEELAIRDECRKILDLPNLPVAATCVYVPVVATHSMSVHARFENEVEVDRAHEILATAPGVVLFDSPASGDFPTPSDVVGTDPTWVGRVRRALDDPRALELFVCGDNLRKGAALNVAQIAESVAAEFPQA; from the coding sequence ATGACACCTCGCCGCCCTTCGCTCGCGGTCGTCGGAGCGACCGGGGCGATCGGCGGCGTCATGCTCCAGATCCTTTCGCAGCACGCGGACGTCTGGGGCGAAGTGTCGCTGATCGCCTCGCCGCGTTCGGCCGGCCGCAAGCTGGTCGTCCGCGGTGAGGAGACCGAAGTCCTCGAACTCACCGAGGACGCGTTCGACGGGGTGGACGTCGCCCTCTTCCTGGTGCCCGACGACGTGTCCGCGCGTTGGGCGCCGATCGCCGCGTCCAAGGGTGCGGTCGTCGTCGACGACTCGGCGGCGTTCCGGCTGGACGCGGATGTGCCGCTGGTCGTGCCCGAGATCAACCCCCACGCCGTACGGATGAGGCCCCGGGGCATCGTCGCCAGCCCCAACTGCACCACGGCGTCGCTGATCGTCGCGGTCGGTGCGCTGCACGCCGAGTTCGGGTTGCGGGAGCTCGTCGTCTCCTCGTACCAGGCGGTGAGCGGAGCGGGCCGGGAGGGTGTCGCGGCGCTGCGCGAACAGCTGTCGATGGTCGCGGGTACGGAACTGGGCACGAAGCCCGGAGACGTGCGCCGGGCCGTCGGTGACACCGAGGACTCGCCCTTCGCCGCTCCGGTGGCCCTCAATGTCGTGCCCTGGGCCGGAACGGAGGCCGGGGACGGCTGGTCGTCCGAGGAGCTGGCGATCCGCGACGAGTGCCGCAAGATCCTGGACCTGCCGAACCTGCCGGTGGCGGCGACCTGTGTGTACGTCCCCGTCGTCGCGACGCACTCGATGTCCGTGCACGCCCGCTTCGAGAACGAGGTCGAGGTCGACCGGGCGCACGAGATCCTGGCGACCGCACCCGGTGTGGTCCTGTTCGACAGCCCGGCCTCCGGCGACTTCCCGACGCCGTCCGATGTCGTGGGCACCGACCCGACCTGGGTGGGGCGGGTGCGGCGGGCGCTGGACGATCCACGCGCCCTGGAGCTGTTCGTATGCGGCGACAACCTCCGCAAGGGGGCGGCGCTGAACGTGGCTCAGATCGCCGAATCGGTGGCTGCCGAGTTCCCCCAGGCCTGA
- a CDS encoding SGNH/GDSL hydrolase family protein, producing the protein MSVRRFWASASTLVLAASAALGVAQPASATSAAAAGGYVALGDSYSSGVGSGSYISDSGDCHRSTKAYPYLWATQNSPSSFAFVACSGATTGSVASSQLGALSSSTTLVSVTAGGNDVGFADVMEDCVLYSEATCLSSVNAAVSQMQNALPSGLGSLYGSIRSRASQAHVVVLGYPRFYRLSGDCIAGLSETERSAINNASDVLNSVIAQQAANAGFTFSSVVDEFTGHELCSGSPWLNSVTVPVYESYHPKSAGQSGGYLPAFRSAA; encoded by the coding sequence ATGTCAGTACGGAGATTCTGGGCGTCCGCATCCACTCTGGTCCTCGCAGCCTCGGCCGCACTGGGCGTTGCCCAGCCGGCCTCGGCAACCTCCGCGGCCGCCGCCGGCGGGTACGTCGCTCTCGGCGACTCCTACTCGTCCGGCGTCGGCTCGGGAAGCTACATCTCCGACAGCGGCGACTGCCATCGGAGCACCAAGGCCTACCCCTACCTCTGGGCCACCCAGAACTCACCGTCCTCGTTCGCCTTCGTGGCCTGTTCGGGGGCCACGACGGGTTCGGTGGCGAGCAGCCAGCTGGGCGCCCTGAGTTCGTCCACCACCCTGGTCAGTGTCACGGCGGGCGGCAACGACGTCGGCTTCGCCGATGTCATGGAGGACTGCGTTCTGTACAGCGAGGCCACCTGCCTCAGCAGCGTGAACGCGGCCGTCTCGCAGATGCAGAACGCACTGCCGTCCGGCCTCGGTTCGCTCTACGGCTCCATCCGCTCACGCGCCTCGCAGGCCCATGTGGTGGTGCTGGGATACCCGCGCTTCTACCGGCTGAGCGGGGACTGCATCGCCGGTCTCTCCGAGACCGAGCGCTCCGCCATCAACAACGCGTCCGACGTACTGAACAGCGTCATCGCCCAGCAGGCAGCCAATGCCGGGTTCACATTCTCCAGCGTGGTCGACGAGTTCACGGGACACGAGTTGTGCTCCGGCAGTCCGTGGCTCAACAGCGTGACCGTCCCCGTCTACGAGTCGTACCACCCCAAGTCCGCAGGGCAGTCGGGCGGTTATCTGCCCGCCTTCCGCTCAGCCGCGTAA
- a CDS encoding SigE family RNA polymerase sigma factor — MPVIAPMPAARPAQLPSQRGGAEETVAAGTTVDHLTETYRAHYRSLLGLAALLLDDTASCEDVVQEAFIRVHSARNRVREPEKTLAYLRQTVVNLSRSALRRRILGLKLLSKPMPDMASAEEGAYDQLERDALIKAMRGLQRRQREVLVLRYFADMTEAQVAETLGISLGSVKAYGSRGIAALRAVMEAQA, encoded by the coding sequence ATGCCGGTGATTGCGCCCATGCCCGCTGCGCGCCCGGCCCAGCTGCCGTCGCAGCGCGGGGGTGCTGAGGAGACAGTGGCAGCCGGTACTACGGTCGACCATCTCACCGAGACCTACCGCGCCCACTACCGTTCGCTGCTCGGCCTCGCGGCCCTGCTGCTGGACGACACCGCGTCGTGTGAGGACGTGGTGCAGGAGGCGTTCATCCGCGTGCACTCGGCGCGGAACCGGGTACGTGAGCCGGAGAAGACACTCGCGTACCTGCGCCAGACGGTCGTCAACCTGTCGCGCTCCGCGCTGCGCCGCCGCATCCTCGGGCTGAAGCTGCTCTCCAAGCCGATGCCCGACATGGCGAGCGCCGAGGAGGGTGCGTACGACCAGCTGGAGCGGGACGCGCTGATCAAAGCGATGCGGGGGCTGCAACGGCGCCAGCGGGAGGTGCTGGTGCTGCGGTATTTCGCGGACATGACCGAGGCCCAGGTGGCCGAGACACTGGGGATTTCACTGGGTTCGGTCAAGGCGTACGGCTCCCGCGGCATCGCGGCGCTGCGCGCCGTGATGGAGGCTCAGGCATGA
- a CDS encoding aspartate kinase, giving the protein MGLVVQKYGGSSVADAEGIKRVAKRVVDAKKNGNQVVVVVSAMGDTTDELIDLAEQVSPMPAGREFDMLLTAGERISMALLAMAIKNLGHEAQSFTGSQAGVITDSVHNKARIIDVTPGRIRTSIDEGNIAIVAGFQGVSQEGKNITTLGRGGSDTTAVALAAALDAEVCEIYTDVDGVFTADPRVVKKARKIDWISFEDMLELAASGSKVLLHRCVEYARRYNIPIHVRSSFSGLRGTWVSNEPQGDQKVEHAIISGVAHDVSEAKVTVVGVPDKPGEAAAIFRTIANAEVNIDMVVQNVSAASTGLTDISFTLPKAEGRKAIDALERNRGTIGFESLRYDDQIAKISLVGAGMKTNPGVTASFFEALSDAGVNIELISTSEIRISVVTRADDVIEAVRAVHTAFGLDSDSDEAVVYGGTGR; this is encoded by the coding sequence GTGGGCCTTGTCGTGCAGAAGTACGGAGGCTCCTCCGTAGCCGATGCCGAAGGCATCAAGCGCGTCGCCAAGCGAGTCGTCGATGCCAAGAAGAACGGCAACCAGGTGGTTGTCGTGGTGTCGGCGATGGGCGACACGACGGACGAGTTGATCGATCTCGCCGAGCAGGTGTCACCGATGCCTGCCGGGCGTGAGTTCGACATGCTGCTGACCGCAGGAGAGCGGATCTCCATGGCCCTGCTGGCCATGGCGATCAAAAACCTGGGCCACGAGGCCCAGTCGTTCACGGGCAGCCAGGCCGGCGTCATCACCGACTCGGTCCACAACAAAGCGCGCATCATCGATGTCACGCCGGGCCGTATCCGGACCTCGATCGACGAGGGCAACATCGCCATCGTCGCCGGGTTCCAGGGGGTGAGCCAGGAGGGCAAGAACATCACCACCCTCGGCCGCGGCGGGTCCGACACCACCGCCGTCGCACTGGCGGCCGCGCTGGACGCCGAGGTCTGTGAGATCTACACCGATGTGGACGGTGTCTTCACCGCCGACCCGCGGGTCGTGAAGAAGGCCCGGAAGATCGACTGGATCTCCTTCGAGGACATGCTGGAGCTGGCCGCGTCCGGCTCCAAGGTGCTGCTGCACCGGTGCGTGGAGTACGCACGCCGCTACAACATTCCGATCCACGTCCGCTCGTCCTTCTCCGGACTGCGTGGCACCTGGGTCAGCAACGAGCCGCAAGGGGACCAGAAGGTGGAGCACGCGATCATCTCCGGAGTCGCCCATGACGTCTCCGAGGCCAAGGTCACGGTTGTCGGCGTGCCGGACAAGCCGGGCGAGGCCGCCGCGATCTTCCGCACCATCGCGAACGCGGAAGTCAACATCGACATGGTGGTGCAGAACGTCTCCGCCGCGTCGACCGGTCTGACCGACATCTCGTTCACGCTGCCGAAGGCCGAGGGCCGCAAGGCGATCGACGCCCTGGAGCGCAACCGCGGCACGATCGGCTTCGAGTCGCTGCGCTACGACGACCAGATCGCGAAGATCTCCCTGGTCGGCGCGGGTATGAAGACGAACCCCGGGGTCACCGCGTCCTTCTTCGAGGCGCTGTCCGACGCCGGTGTGAACATCGAGCTGATCTCGACGTCCGAGATCCGCATCTCGGTGGTCACCCGCGCCGACGACGTCATCGAGGCCGTGCGTGCCGTGCACACGGCCTTCGGCCTCGACAGCGACTCCGACGAGGCCGTCGTCTACGGGGGCACCGGCCGATGA
- a CDS encoding winged helix-turn-helix transcriptional regulator: MNGSGSRIDIGALPGRPCSAAAALQVVGEKWALLAVREIFFGNHRFEAIARNTGAPRDRLAARLRSLEHAGVVERRPYSERPPRHEYHLTEAGRDLAPVIRALLNWGDRWVHEEPPVVMVHEPVATTDAENPGEGEDEGAHGHDLDTAWICRTCGEEVVMNTLTVDVRSPGWDRAGPTPAPATP, from the coding sequence ATGAATGGTTCCGGCAGCCGTATCGACATCGGCGCACTGCCCGGCCGCCCGTGTTCCGCCGCCGCCGCGCTGCAGGTGGTGGGCGAGAAGTGGGCGCTGCTCGCGGTGCGCGAGATCTTCTTCGGCAATCACCGGTTCGAGGCGATCGCCCGGAACACCGGTGCACCCCGGGACCGGCTCGCGGCCCGGCTGCGGTCACTGGAGCACGCCGGGGTGGTCGAGCGGCGCCCGTACAGCGAACGGCCGCCACGCCACGAGTACCACCTGACCGAGGCGGGCCGGGACCTCGCTCCGGTGATCCGCGCCCTGCTGAACTGGGGTGACCGCTGGGTGCACGAGGAGCCGCCGGTCGTCATGGTCCATGAACCGGTGGCCACCACGGACGCGGAGAACCCTGGCGAGGGCGAGGACGAGGGCGCACACGGGCACGACCTGGACACCGCGTGGATCTGCCGCACCTGTGGCGAGGAGGTCGTGATGAACACCCTCACCGTCGACGTCCGCTCCCCCGGCTGGGACCGGGCCGGCCCCACACCCGCACCTGCGACACCCTGA
- a CDS encoding SURF1 family protein, translating to MYRFLLTPRWWGINLFAVLAIPLCVFMGTWQLGRFEDRVQSHEQATKQPAPGARAAKPLDDLLPVDTVTSGRPATATGRYADQFLVPGRELDDRSGFYVLNMLRTDGGKALPVVRGWLPGKPGHTPVPAAPTGEVTVTGDLQASENTGTDGVDTAGGLPDGQLGIISAASLVNLVPYDVYDAWVTLQDTESSGGGAGGSALRPVPAVAPQGSGLDLKAFQNLGYTGEWFVFAAFVLFMWFRLVRREAEAARDVKLGLVPDTDADADTHAGTRTA from the coding sequence GTGTACCGGTTCCTGCTGACCCCGCGATGGTGGGGGATCAACCTCTTCGCCGTACTGGCCATCCCGCTCTGCGTCTTCATGGGCACCTGGCAGCTCGGCCGCTTCGAGGACCGCGTGCAGTCGCACGAGCAGGCCACGAAGCAGCCGGCCCCGGGGGCGAGAGCCGCAAAGCCTCTCGATGATCTGCTGCCGGTCGACACGGTGACGTCCGGCCGCCCGGCCACCGCCACCGGCCGGTACGCCGACCAGTTCCTGGTGCCCGGCCGGGAGTTGGACGACAGGAGCGGCTTCTACGTCCTGAACATGCTGCGCACCGACGGCGGCAAGGCCCTGCCGGTGGTACGCGGCTGGCTGCCCGGCAAGCCCGGGCACACCCCGGTGCCCGCCGCGCCGACCGGCGAGGTCACCGTGACCGGCGACCTCCAGGCGTCCGAGAACACGGGCACCGACGGCGTCGACACGGCGGGAGGCCTCCCCGACGGACAGCTCGGCATTATCAGCGCCGCGTCCCTCGTCAACCTCGTGCCGTACGACGTGTACGACGCATGGGTGACGCTCCAGGACACCGAGAGCAGCGGCGGCGGCGCCGGGGGCAGCGCGCTGCGCCCCGTACCGGCCGTGGCACCGCAGGGCAGCGGTCTCGACCTGAAGGCGTTCCAGAACCTCGGCTACACCGGCGAGTGGTTCGTCTTCGCCGCCTTCGTGCTCTTCATGTGGTTCCGGCTGGTCCGCCGCGAGGCGGAGGCCGCGCGGGACGTGAAGCTGGGCCTCGTGCCCGACACGGACGCGGACGCGGACACGCACGCGGGTACGCGCACGGCCTGA
- the recR gene encoding recombination mediator RecR, with amino-acid sequence MYEGVVQDLIDELGRLPGVGPKSAQRIAFHILQAEPTDVRRLAHALLEVKDKVRFCSVCGNVAQEEQCGICRDARRDRTVICVVEEPKDVVAIERTREFRGRYHVLGGAISPIEGVGPDDLRIRELLARLSDGSITELILATDPNLEGEATATYLARMIKPMGLRVTRLASGLPVGGDLEYADEVTLGRAFEGRRLLDV; translated from the coding sequence TTGTACGAAGGCGTGGTCCAGGACCTCATCGACGAACTGGGCAGGCTGCCCGGCGTCGGTCCCAAGAGCGCGCAGCGGATCGCCTTCCACATCCTGCAGGCCGAGCCCACCGACGTTCGCCGTCTCGCCCATGCCCTCCTGGAGGTCAAGGACAAGGTCCGGTTCTGCTCGGTGTGCGGCAATGTCGCGCAGGAGGAGCAGTGCGGGATCTGCCGCGACGCGCGTCGCGACCGGACGGTGATCTGTGTGGTCGAGGAGCCGAAGGATGTCGTGGCGATCGAGCGGACCCGTGAGTTCCGCGGCCGTTACCACGTCCTCGGCGGGGCGATCAGCCCGATCGAGGGCGTCGGTCCGGACGATCTGCGCATCCGTGAGCTGCTGGCGAGGCTCTCCGACGGGTCCATCACGGAACTGATCCTGGCCACCGACCCCAACCTGGAGGGCGAGGCCACCGCGACGTACCTGGCGCGGATGATCAAGCCGATGGGCCTGCGGGTGACGCGGCTGGCCAGCGGGCTGCCGGTGGGCGGCGACCTCGAGTACGCGGACGAGGTCACCCTGGGCCGCGCGTTCGAGGGGAGGCGGCTGCTCGATGTGTAG
- a CDS encoding S9 family peptidase — translation MTEITGSTTDSVPALTTDPVPEWEQRFRAPRVSLPDWAEDAPDRALFVSNATGTYELYAWDRSTGEQRQVTDRPNGTTDGILTPDGETIWWFNDTDGDEFGVWMRQPFHGGNGSGRAADEPAAPGLEPSYPAGLAIGRDGTAVVGRSTDEDGTTIHVVRPGAPPVEIYRHRESAGVGDLSHDGTLIALEHTEHGDAMHSALRVVRQDGTTVAELDDTKGGTQELGLSVLGFAPVAGDTRLLVGHQRRGRWEPMIWDPVAGTETDLAIDLPGDVGAEWYPDGSALLIVHGFEARSDLWRYEPATDSAPVRVETPAGSVSGATARPDGTVEYLWSSAAQPPAVRSTTGAVVLDPPGAKAPASVPVEDVWVDGPGGRIHALVQRPAAPAEGPFPTVFEIHGGPTWHDSDAFASGPAAWVDHGYAVVRVNYRGSTGYGRAWTDALKHRVGLIELEDIAAVREWAVKSGLADPAKLVLAGGSWGGYLTLLGLGTQPEDWALGLAAVPVADYVTAYHDEMEALKAMDRTLLGGTPEEVPERFEASSPLTYVDAVRAPVYISAGVNDPRCPIRQVENYVDRLKARQAVHEVYRYDAGHGSLVVEERIKQVRLELDFARRHLG, via the coding sequence ATGACTGAGATCACTGGCTCGACGACCGATTCCGTTCCGGCGCTGACGACCGACCCCGTTCCGGAGTGGGAGCAGCGCTTCCGGGCGCCCCGGGTGTCGTTGCCCGACTGGGCGGAGGACGCGCCGGACCGTGCGCTGTTCGTCTCCAACGCGACGGGGACGTACGAGCTGTACGCGTGGGACCGGTCGACCGGGGAGCAGCGACAGGTCACCGACCGGCCGAACGGGACGACGGACGGGATACTGACGCCGGACGGCGAGACGATCTGGTGGTTCAACGACACCGACGGCGACGAGTTCGGGGTGTGGATGCGTCAGCCGTTCCACGGCGGCAATGGGAGCGGACGGGCGGCGGACGAGCCCGCGGCCCCGGGGCTCGAGCCCTCGTACCCGGCCGGGCTCGCGATCGGGCGGGACGGGACGGCGGTGGTCGGCCGGTCGACCGATGAGGACGGGACGACGATCCATGTCGTACGGCCCGGGGCTCCACCCGTCGAGATCTACCGGCACCGCGAGTCGGCGGGCGTCGGGGACCTGTCGCACGACGGGACGCTGATCGCCCTGGAGCACACCGAGCACGGCGACGCGATGCATTCGGCGCTGCGCGTGGTGCGGCAGGACGGGACAACGGTCGCCGAGCTCGACGACACCAAGGGCGGTACGCAGGAGCTGGGCCTGTCGGTGCTGGGCTTCGCGCCGGTGGCCGGGGACACCCGGCTGCTGGTCGGACATCAGCGGCGGGGCCGCTGGGAGCCGATGATCTGGGACCCGGTGGCGGGGACGGAGACGGATCTTGCGATCGATCTGCCCGGTGACGTGGGCGCCGAGTGGTATCCGGACGGCTCCGCGCTGTTGATCGTGCACGGCTTCGAGGCCCGCAGCGACCTGTGGCGGTACGAGCCGGCGACCGACAGCGCTCCGGTACGGGTGGAGACCCCTGCCGGATCGGTGTCGGGTGCCACGGCCCGGCCGGACGGCACCGTGGAGTACCTGTGGTCGTCCGCCGCCCAGCCCCCCGCCGTGCGGTCCACGACGGGTGCGGTGGTGCTCGATCCGCCGGGTGCGAAGGCTCCGGCGTCCGTGCCGGTGGAGGACGTGTGGGTGGACGGGCCCGGCGGCCGGATCCACGCGCTCGTGCAGCGGCCCGCTGCCCCGGCCGAGGGCCCGTTTCCGACCGTCTTCGAGATCCACGGCGGCCCGACCTGGCACGACAGCGACGCCTTCGCGTCCGGGCCCGCCGCCTGGGTGGACCACGGCTACGCGGTCGTCCGCGTCAACTACCGCGGCTCGACGGGGTACGGGCGGGCCTGGACGGACGCGCTCAAGCACCGGGTCGGCCTGATCGAGCTCGAGGACATCGCGGCGGTCCGGGAGTGGGCGGTGAAGTCCGGGCTGGCGGACCCCGCGAAGCTGGTCCTGGCCGGGGGCTCGTGGGGCGGCTATCTGACGCTGCTCGGCCTCGGTACGCAGCCGGAGGACTGGGCGCTGGGCCTGGCCGCGGTCCCGGTCGCGGACTACGTCACGGCGTACCACGACGAGATGGAGGCCCTGAAGGCGATGGACCGCACGCTGCTGGGCGGTACGCCGGAGGAGGTGCCGGAGCGGTTCGAGGCCTCGTCCCCGCTCACGTACGTCGACGCCGTGCGGGCGCCGGTCTACATCTCGGCGGGGGTCAACGACCCGCGCTGCCCGATCCGCCAGGTCGAGAACTATGTGGACCGGCTGAAGGCCCGGCAGGCGGTGCACGAGGTGTACCGGTACGACGCGGGGCACGGCTCGCTCGTCGTCGAGGAGCGCATCAAGCAGGTACGGCTGGAGCTGGACTTCGCCCGGCGCCACCTCGGGTAG
- a CDS encoding DUF5063 domain-containing protein, producing MSDATLNSVTQDPDDFAVQIADQIKSFIVAVTEVSKVDEPEQAVPILLLQVSQLLLAGGRLGAYEDILPDERYEPDLGAEPDADGLRERFATLLEPIDVYSEVFDPYEPRKAPVPCRISDGLADLVTDLRHGLAHYEAGRTTEALWWWQFSYFSNWGSTASATLRAIQSLVAHIRLNQPLQELDGLDTDQDAGEDDLAEEAGRVMAEEIAGPLGLRPVK from the coding sequence ATGTCTGACGCCACGCTGAACTCCGTCACGCAGGACCCGGACGACTTCGCCGTCCAGATCGCGGACCAGATCAAATCGTTCATCGTCGCCGTGACCGAGGTGTCCAAGGTCGACGAGCCGGAACAGGCCGTCCCGATCCTGCTCCTCCAGGTCTCCCAGCTGCTGCTGGCGGGGGGCCGGCTCGGCGCGTACGAGGACATCCTCCCGGACGAGCGCTACGAGCCGGACCTGGGCGCCGAACCGGACGCGGACGGCCTGCGCGAGCGCTTCGCGACCCTCCTCGAGCCGATCGACGTCTACTCCGAGGTCTTCGACCCGTACGAGCCCCGCAAGGCCCCGGTCCCGTGCCGCATCTCCGACGGCCTGGCCGACCTGGTCACGGACCTGCGCCACGGCCTGGCCCACTACGAGGCGGGCCGCACGACCGAGGCGCTGTGGTGGTGGCAGTTCTCGTACTTCTCCAACTGGGGCTCCACCGCCTCCGCAACCCTGCGCGCCATCCAGTCCCTGGTCGCCCACATCCGCCTGAACCAGCCCCTCCAGGAGCTGGACGGGCTGGACACGGACCAGGACGCGGGCGAGGACGACCTGGCCGAGGAGGCGGGCCGGGTCATGGCGGAGGAGATCGCGGGACCGCTGGGCCTGCGCCCGGTGAAGTAG
- a CDS encoding YbaB/EbfC family nucleoid-associated protein: MIPGGGQPNMQQLLQQAQKMQQDLAQAQEELSRTEVEGQAGGGLVKATVTGSGELRSLVIAPEAVDPEDTETLADLVVAAVQAANENAQQLQQQKLGPLAQGLGGMPGLPF; this comes from the coding sequence GTGATTCCCGGTGGTGGTCAGCCCAATATGCAGCAGCTGCTGCAGCAGGCCCAGAAGATGCAGCAGGACCTCGCGCAGGCCCAGGAGGAGCTGTCGAGGACCGAGGTCGAGGGGCAGGCGGGCGGCGGTCTGGTGAAGGCGACCGTGACCGGTTCCGGCGAGCTCCGCAGCCTGGTCATCGCCCCCGAGGCCGTCGACCCCGAGGACACCGAGACGCTCGCCGACCTCGTCGTCGCCGCCGTCCAGGCAGCGAACGAGAACGCGCAGCAGCTTCAGCAGCAGAAGCTGGGCCCGCTGGCCCAGGGGCTGGGCGGCATGCCCGGTCTGCCCTTCTGA